In Zingiber officinale cultivar Zhangliang chromosome 1A, Zo_v1.1, whole genome shotgun sequence, a genomic segment contains:
- the LOC122038265 gene encoding HIPL1 protein-like — protein MKAVLIWPSLPLFLLFILPRLHALQLCTNSMAPVALNTPLPFCGYTGSSCCNATEDRELRRQFEALNVSDTACAGAMRSITCAICDPYSAELFDTGARLGTIPILCNSTVSATSSLARVSNQSFCKQVWDSCNNVTIQNSPFAGLRLPVSSARLNDIWHSEADFCETFGGPSSDDTLCFDGNSASFSRSTASPNPKGLCFERIGNGSYLNMVAHPDGSNRVFVSNQAGKIWLATVPEHGSGGTLEIDESDPFLDLTDVVHLDAQFGLMGLAFHPNFTTNGRFFVSYNCDKLQSTSCSGRCSCNSDVGCDPSSLGSDNGAQPCQYQAVVAEYTANSSSAAPSIATSANPQEVRRIFTMGLPFTNHHGGQILFGPADGYLYFMMGDGGNKGDPFNFAQNKKALLGKIMRLDINSIQSESQINDLGLWGNYSIPDDNPYTVDHGLEAEIWAFGLRNPWRCSFDLERPSYFFCADVGQEVYEEVDLITKGGNYGWHVYEGPNLYIPPLSPRVNMSLSCINRIFPIMGYTHSDINSTMGSASITGGYVYRSMIDPCLYGRYLYADLYGRDIWAGAEIPENSGNYTSTLIPFSCAKNSPIPCDAVAGSPLPNLGYVYSFGEDNRKDVFLLSSSGVYRIISPSHCNYSCPLENTTGTGSSAPGQSSSARRTDGLLGRVVMLLFLLLWWMF, from the exons ATGAAGGCAGTCCTCATCTGGCCTTCTCTGCCTCTTTTCCTCCTCTTCATTCTCCCACGGCTTCACGCCCTTCAACTCTGCACCAATTCGA TGGCGCCTGTGGCTCTGAATACTCCTTTACCTTTCTGCGGATACACTGGCAGCAGCTGCTGCAACGCCACCGAAGACCGCGAGCTCCGGCGGCAGTTCGAGGCCCTGAACGTCTCCGACACGGCATGCGCTGGCGCGATGAGATCGATCACCTGTGCG ATATGTGATCCGTATTCTGCTGAATTGTTCGATACGGGTGCGAGGCTTGGGACAATTCCTATTCTATGCAACTCTACTGTCTCAGCAACCTCTTCACTTGCTAGGGTCTCCAACCAaagcttttgtaaacaagttTGGGATTCTTGCAACAACGTAACAATACAGAATTCTCCATTTGCCGGATTGCGATTGCCGGTGTCGTCTGCTAGACTCAACGATATCTGGCATTCTGAAGCAGATTTTTGTGAAACATTCGGGGGTCCATCAAGTGACGACACTCTATGCTTCGATGGTAACTCAGCCTCATTTAGTAGAAGCACAGCCTCACCCAACCCAAAAGGTCTTTGCTTTGAGAGAATTGGAAATGGATCTTATCTTAACATGGTTGCCCACCCTGATGGCTCTAACCGTGTCTTTGTATCGAATCAAGCCGGTAAAATATGGTTAGCTACTGTCCCTGAACACGGATCAGGAGGGACATTGGAGATTGATGAGTCCGACCCCTTCCTCGATTTAACTGATGTTGTTCACTTGGACGCTCAATTTGGCTTGATGGGTCTGGCATTCCACCCCAATTTTACGACTAACGGTCGGTTTTTTGTTTCATACAATTGCGATAAGCTTCAATCAACAAGCTGCTCTGGAAGATGTTCCTGTAATTCTGATGTAGGATGTGATCCTTCAAGTCTTGGCAGTGATAATGGTGCCCAACCATGTCAATATCAGGCTGTTGTGGCTGAATATACTGCCAATAGCTCCTCAGCAGCACCTTCCATA GCAACTAGTGCCAATCCACAAGAAGTAAGGAGGATCTTCACTATGGGCCTTCCATTTACAAATCATCATGGTGGGCAAATTCTATTTGGACCAGCAGATGGCTATCTATATTTCATGATGGGAGATGGTGGAAACAAGGGGGATCCGTTCAACTTTGCTCAAAACAAGAAAGCTTTGCTCGGAAAAATTATGCGACTTGACATAAACAGCATTCAAA GTGAGAGTCAAATAAATGATCTTGGTTTGTGGGGGAATTATTCCATTCCAGACGATAATCCTTACACAGTCGATCATGGACTAGAAGCTGAGATATGGGCCTTTGGTCTGCGGAACCCATGGCGATGCAGCTTTGATTTAGAAAGACCTTCCTATTTTTTCTGTGCAGATGTTGGCCAG GAGGTGTATGAAGAGGTAGATTTGATCACCAAGGGTGGAAACTATGGATGGCATGTCTACGAGGGTCCTAATCTTTATATACCACCATTGTCTCCCAGAGTCAACATGTCACTTAGCTGCATAAACCGAATCTTCCCTATCATGGGTTACACCCACTCTGATATAAACTCGACGATGGGCTCTGCATCGATCACCGGTGGTTATGTCTACAGGTCGATGATAGACCCTTGCTTGTATGGAAG GTACTTGTATGCAGATCTATATGGTAGAGATATTTGGGCAGGCGCAGAGATACCTGAAAACAGTGGAAACTACACCAGCACCTTGATTCCTTTCAGCTGCGCCAAGAACTCTCCGATACCGTGCGATGCTGTCGCCGGAAGTCCTCTTCCAAACTTAGGGTATGTATATTCATTTGGGGAAGACAACAGAAAGGATGTCTTCCTGTTAAGCAGCAGCGGTGTGTACAGAATTATTTCTCCTAGCCACTGCAACTACAGTTGCCCATTGGAGAACACCACTGGGACCGGGAGTTCAGCTCCTGGTCAATCTTCATCTGCACGCCGGACCGATGGGCTGCTGGGGAGGGTGGTGATGTTGCTGTTTTTGCTGCTCTGGTGGATGTTTTAG
- the LOC122012037 gene encoding mavicyanin-like gives MEKVMVMVAVVATAVAAGVGWRSEAAVYKVGDAAGWTILGSPNYTAWAVTKNVHLGDTIVFVYNKNFHNVLEVSKENYKACNVASPIATYTTGNDSVTLNRRGHHFFLCGVPGHCAAGQKVDIRIAKPHAVSAAAPAASTEASPVPASAGAGSGAVVGSGSAPAPDPRHSAADPKGCALAPEMLFRLSAMSAALILMQS, from the exons ATGGAGAAAGTAATGGTAATGGTCGCTGTGGTGGCGACGGCGGTGGCGGCCGGCGTCGGGTGGCGTTCGGAAGCGGCGGTTTACAAGGTGGGCGATGCGGCGGGGTGGACCATTCTGGGGAGTCCAAACTACACTGCGTGGGCTGTAACCAAGAACGTCCATTTAGGAGACACCATTG TGTTCGTGTACAACAAGAACTTCCACAACGTGCTGGAGGTGAGCAAGGAGAACTACAAAGCGTGCAACGTGGCCTCGCCCATCGCCACTTACACCACCGGCAACGACTCCGTTACACTCAACCGCCGCGGCCACCACTTCTTCCTATGCGGCGTCCCGGGCCACTGCGCCGCCGGCCAGAAGGTTGACATCAGGATCGCCAAGCCGCACGCAGTTTCTGCCGCCGCCCCCGCTGCGTCGACTGAGGCGTCCCCTGTCCCAGCCAGTGCTGGTGCTGGAAGCGGAGCAGTCGTCGGTTCCGGTTCGGCTCCCGCGCCCGACCCTCGACACAGCGCGGCGGACCCGAAGGGATGTGCTCTTGCGCCGGAGATGCTATTTCGCCTCTCTGCTATGTCCGCGGCGCTGATTCTAATGCAGTCATGA
- the LOC122012047 gene encoding uncharacterized protein LOC122012047, with translation MMIGGIRVRDFPSCFGESGVQVSDSSSSSGGNSKSAQNLVTCLYQAQLFGRSCAINVTWSKNLMGQGLTVELDDLAGESPFKVEIKTWLFSKRKGSKSSDVEEGKVHLFWDLSAAKFGPGPEPLESYYVAVVVDRELVLLLGDLTHEAYQKTNATAPPSNAALIAKREHIYGRNSYSTKAQFCDNGNSHDVSIECDTLGVKDPCLEICIDRKRVVQVKRLAWKFRGNQTILVDGLPVEVFWDVHSWLFGPPNRSAAVFMFQTCLSAEKFLPWSATSQLLKQPQQQSLGFSFILYAWKSEQV, from the coding sequence ATGATGATCGGAGGCATCAGGGTGAGGGATTTCCCTTCTTGCTTCGGCGAGAGCGGAGTTCAGGTCTCCGATTCTTCGTCGTCTTCGGGGGGCAACAGCAAATCTGCCCAGAACCTCGTGACTTGCCTCTACCAAGCTCAGCTCTTCGGTCGTTCCTGCGCTATCAATGTGACCTGGAGCAAGAACCTGATGGGCCAAGGGCTCACCGTCGAGCTCGATGACTTAGCCGGCGAGTCGCCCTTCAAGGTAGAGATCAAGACATGGCTGTTCTCCAAGAGAAAGGGCTCCAAGAGCTCCGACGTGGAGGAAGGCAAGGTACACCTCTTTTGGGATCTCTCTGCGGCCAAGTTTGGCCCAGGGCCTGAGCCACTAGAAAGCTACTACGTCGCCGTCGTCGTCGATCGCGAGCTCGTCCTCCTGCTCGGCGATCTGACCCACGAAGCCTACCAGAAGACGAACGCCACCGCTCCTCCGTCCAACGCAGCGCTCATAGCCAAGAGGGAGCACATTTACGGCAGGAATTCCTACTCGACGAAGGCTCAATTCTGCGACAATGGCAACTCCCACGACGTTTCGATAGAGTGCGACACGCTCGGAGTGAAGGATCCATGCCTCGAGATATGCATCGACAGGAAAAGGGTGGTGCAGGTCAAGCGACTCGCGTGGAAATTCCGCGGGAACCAGACGATCCTCGTCGACGGCCTCCCCGTGGAGGTCTTCTGGGACGTCCACAGTTGGCTCTTCGGCCCCCCGAACAGGAGCGCCGCCGTCTTCATGTTTCAGACATGTCTTTCGGCAGAGAAATTCTTGCCTTGGTCTGCAACATCGCAGCTCCTGAAGCAACCTCAGCAGCAGAGCCTTGGTTTCTCTTTCATACTCTATGCTTGGAAAAGTGAACAGGTATAG